In Komagataeibacter sucrofermentans DSM 15973, the genomic window TCACCAAGATCACGGTAATATCACCTATGCATTCAGATGATACCACCATCTGGCTTCATCATATTTTCTTGGCAGGTATGCTTTGTGTTCATGTCCGGCATTGCCGGTAGGGCACCTATGCATTGCCAACGCGGCACCGCCTGCGGGGGTATCTTGTCCCCTATCGCGGGGAGCGCTTTCGTGGCAGTCTTGCCAGCGCTTAAGCGACGGGGTCGAAATGAAGCTGAAGATTGTGGAAAAACTGCCCGCCCGCCTCGGGCTGCTGGCATGTGGGCTGGTGGTGCTTGGTGGCTGCACGGCCGAGATCGGGCGCAAGCCGTTCGAGAGTGACGTAAAATGCCTGCGCGAGCAGTTGGGCACCACCATGCAGCTCAGCTTTCCCATCGCGGCGAATACCTGCCAGCGCATGAGCGACCACAACTTCATCTTCGGTTCCAAGAAGAAGAAGGCCCAGCCGCTGCCGCTCAACCTGCGTGGGGCGCCCGACCTGCAGAAGATGGCCGATGAATACGGCTACAGCTACACAAAATAGCGTGTCCGCCCGATAGGGGAACTCTGCCCGCCCCGCCGCGTAACGCCTGCGTTCCGCCCTGGCAGGTATTGCCCGCCGGGACGGGGTAGCTTCAGTTTTCGAGTTCGGTATCCCAGTACAGATAGTCGCGCCAGCTTTCATGCAGGTAGTTGGGGGGGAAGGCGCGGCCATTTTCCTGCAACCTGCGGCTTGAGGGCCGCGCGGGCGTGCGGGCAGGATACATGCGGATCTGGTGCGGCATGTAAGACCCCTTGATGAGGTTGCACGGGCCGCAGGCGGTCACCACGTTCTCCCAACTCGTTCTGCCCCCCTTGCTGCGGGGAATGACGTGGTCGAATGTCAGTTCCTGCGTGGGGAAGCGGGTGTTGCAGTACTGGCAGGAAAAATTGTCGCGCAGGAAGACATTGAACCGCGTGAAGGCAGGCTTGCGGGCGGTGGGGATATAGTCTTTCAGCGCAATCACGCTGGGCAGGCGCAGGCTCTGGGTGGGGGAGTGGACGACCGTGTCATATTCGCTCAACACCGATACGCGGTCGAGCCACACGGCACGGATGGCATCCTGCCATGACCACAGCGAAAGCGGAAAATAGGAGAGCGGCCTGAAATCCGCATTCAGGACGAGAGCTGGCAGGTATTGACTGTCACAGGGCACGGACGCATTCCTTTCCGAATG contains:
- a CDS encoding HNH endonuclease, translated to MPCDSQYLPALVLNADFRPLSYFPLSLWSWQDAIRAVWLDRVSVLSEYDTVVHSPTQSLRLPSVIALKDYIPTARKPAFTRFNVFLRDNFSCQYCNTRFPTQELTFDHVIPRSKGGRTSWENVVTACGPCNLIKGSYMPHQIRMYPARTPARPSSRRLQENGRAFPPNYLHESWRDYLYWDTELEN